The proteins below are encoded in one region of Ferruginibacter lapsinanis:
- the galE gene encoding UDP-glucose 4-epimerase GalE has protein sequence MKKILVTGGCGYIGSHTIVDLIENGYEVISIDNNSRSSSDILTGVESITGTQVKNYVVDLCNYDDTKQVFKENPDIVGIIHFAAYKSVGESVGNPLMYFDNNLASLVNILKCTEEFNISNFVFSSSCTVYGNPDEIPVTESTPQKPGESPYGITKQMGEQIITETIKVDNIQTILLRYFNPVGAHPSILIGETPIGKPANLVPAITQTAIGKLPAMQVHGNDYPTRDGSCLRDYIHICDIAHAHTLALNYLIDKKNKTNCTVFNLGTGNGYTVLEVIKTFEKVTGQRLNYTIGPRRNGDVVAIYANRDKATKELGWNPQYTLEDMMHTAWQWELKLKNELN, from the coding sequence ATGAAGAAAATTTTAGTGACCGGTGGATGTGGCTATATCGGATCTCATACAATTGTAGACTTGATAGAAAACGGATACGAGGTTATTTCAATTGATAATAATTCCAGAAGTAGCTCGGATATTTTAACAGGAGTAGAAAGTATCACAGGAACACAGGTAAAAAATTATGTAGTTGATCTATGTAATTATGATGACACAAAACAAGTCTTCAAAGAAAATCCTGACATCGTAGGTATTATACATTTTGCAGCTTATAAATCGGTTGGAGAATCAGTTGGTAATCCATTGATGTATTTTGATAATAACCTGGCTTCTCTTGTTAATATTCTCAAATGCACGGAAGAATTTAATATCTCTAACTTTGTTTTTTCATCTTCCTGCACAGTTTACGGCAATCCCGACGAAATCCCTGTAACAGAAAGTACTCCGCAAAAGCCAGGAGAATCACCTTACGGTATCACCAAACAAATGGGTGAACAAATAATTACAGAAACAATCAAAGTAGATAATATCCAAACGATCTTACTAAGATATTTCAACCCGGTTGGCGCTCACCCATCTATCCTGATCGGTGAAACACCGATAGGGAAACCAGCTAACCTGGTTCCGGCTATCACACAAACAGCAATAGGTAAATTACCTGCCATGCAGGTACATGGTAATGATTATCCTACAAGAGATGGAAGCTGTTTGAGGGATTATATACATATATGCGATATTGCACATGCACATACATTAGCACTCAACTATCTTATTGATAAAAAAAATAAGACCAACTGTACTGTGTTCAATTTAGGAACAGGTAACGGCTATACAGTGCTGGAAGTGATAAAAACATTTGAAAAAGTAACAGGGCAACGTCTTAACTATACCATCGGACCAAGAAGAAACGGCGATGTAGTTGCCATTTACGCTAACAGGGATAAAGCAACCAAAGAATTGGGCTGGAACCCTCAATATACCCTGGAAGATATGATGCACACAGCATGGCAATGGGAATTAAAGCTAAAAAACGAGTTAAATTAA
- a CDS encoding transketolase family protein — protein MLKEIEVTGNKDTRSGFGDGIVEAARKNENIIALTADLLGSMKLNTFIKEFPERFIQCGIAEANMIGVAAGLTIGGKIPYTTTFANFSTGRVYDQIRQSVAYSGKNVKICASHAGLTLGEDGATHQILEDIGLMKMLPGMTVIVPADYNQTKAATKAIAEYEGPVYLRFGRPVWPIFTKEEDFVIGKAQKLSDGKDVSIFACGHLVWKAVEAGRILEEKGISVEVINIHTIKPLDVDAVIASISKTKCAVTCEEHNIIGGLGDSIAQVAAKHLPIPIEYIGTNDTFGESGKPSELLTKYGLDAPNIVDAVERVIARKNA, from the coding sequence ATGCTTAAAGAAATAGAGGTTACCGGCAACAAAGATACCCGTAGCGGTTTTGGAGATGGCATTGTAGAAGCTGCCAGAAAAAATGAAAATATTATTGCGCTTACAGCTGATCTATTGGGCTCAATGAAGTTAAACACCTTCATTAAAGAATTCCCTGAACGCTTTATACAGTGCGGTATTGCAGAAGCTAACATGATAGGTGTAGCAGCTGGTTTAACTATTGGTGGCAAAATTCCTTATACCACTACTTTTGCCAACTTCAGTACGGGCAGAGTGTATGATCAGATCCGTCAATCTGTTGCTTACAGCGGAAAAAATGTAAAAATCTGTGCATCACATGCCGGACTAACATTGGGAGAGGACGGTGCTACTCACCAGATATTGGAAGATATTGGATTAATGAAAATGTTACCGGGCATGACAGTGATCGTGCCTGCAGATTACAACCAAACAAAAGCTGCTACTAAAGCGATCGCTGAATATGAAGGTCCGGTATATCTACGTTTTGGCAGACCGGTATGGCCTATTTTTACTAAAGAAGAAGATTTTGTAATTGGTAAAGCACAAAAATTATCTGATGGTAAAGATGTGAGCATTTTTGCTTGTGGTCACTTGGTTTGGAAAGCAGTTGAAGCCGGCAGAATTTTAGAAGAAAAAGGTATCAGCGTTGAAGTAATTAATATTCACACTATCAAACCTTTAGATGTTGATGCTGTTATTGCTTCTATCAGCAAAACAAAATGTGCTGTTACCTGCGAAGAACATAATATCATTGGCGGATTAGGAGACAGCATTGCACAAGTTGCAGCTAAACATCTACCTATACCTATTGAATATATTGGTACTAATGACACTTTTGGAGAAAGCGGAAAGCCCTCTGAATTATTGACCAAATATGGTTTAGATGCTCCAAATATTGTTGACGCTGTGGAGAGAGTTATTGCAAGAAAGAATGCTTAA